One Mangifera indica cultivar Alphonso unplaced genomic scaffold, CATAS_Mindica_2.1 Un_0036, whole genome shotgun sequence genomic window carries:
- the LOC123206429 gene encoding ABC transporter I family member 10-like yields the protein MNFFSLLPAFTPPLPRLPPLHANIPSRSDFTEKAEAIECENLSYSITTRQRKMVPILKDCSLSVPSGQLWMLLGPNGCGKSTLLKILAGLLKPTNGTMYVKRPKSFVFQNPDHQVVMPTVEADVAFGLGKFNLTPDEVRSRVSKSLEAVGMSKYMQRPVQTLSGGQKQRVAIAGALAEACKVLLLDELTTFLDETDQFGVIKAVKNSLGDSGEVTALWVTHRLEELEYADGALYMEDGKIVMQGDGSRIMNFIKRQQSSYIDQINS from the exons ATGAACTTCTTTTCACTCCTTCCAGCCTTTACACCTCCGCTTCCGCGACTACCTCCACTCCATGCCAACATTCCCTCCAG GAGTGATTTCACTGAGAAAGCTGAAGCCATTGAATGTGAAAATCTCAGCTATTCTATCACCACAAGGCAGCGTAAGATGGTGCCAATTCTTAAGGACTGCTCGCTTTCTGTGCCTTCTGGGCAATTGTGGATGCTTCTTGGGCCTAATGGGTGTGGAAAATCTACCCTTTTGAAG ATCTTGGCTGGTCTCCTGAAGCCAACTAATGGAACCATGTACGTTAAGAGGCCAAAGAGTTTTGTTTTCCAAAATCCAGACCACCAg GTTGTTATGCCTACTGTAGAAGCTGATGTGGCATTTGGCCTTGGCAAGTTCAATCTGACCCCTGATGAAGTCAGATCCAGGGTGTCAAAATCTTTGGAAGCTGTTGGCATGTCTAAGTATATGCAG AGACCAGTTCAAACTCTAAGTGGTGGTCAGAAACAAAGGGTTGCCATTGCTGGTGCTTTAGCTGAAGCATGTAAAGTGTTGTTACTGGACGAGCTTACAACCTTTTTGGATGAAACTGATCAG TTTGGGGTGATCAAAGCAGTAAAAAATTCATTGGGTGATTCTGGAGAAGTGACTGCCTTATGGGTGACGCATCGATTAGAAGAACTTGAATATGCAGATGGTGCACTTTATATGGAAGATGGTAAGATTGTGATGCAAGGTGATGGATCAAGGATAATGAATTTCATCAAAAGGCAACAGTCATCTTATATTGACCAGATAAATTCTTGA